The nucleotide sequence GTGTTCTCTACGCGCTCAGTCACGTTGAGCACGGGTGTAAAGAGAGAGCACAATCTGATATCCTGCCCCACTTACCGACGATGCCTTTGCCAAGTCCTCCTCCAGAGGGTACATGCCAGGGGTGGTTGGGTCATCATACAAGGGAGAGAGAGGTTTGCGGTGGGTCAGCAGATCCGAGTGGCGGTTTGGAATTGAGGGCTGATACTTTATGGAGCTTTGGGGAGTGCTCCAGCTGTTTGACTGttgcaaaaaacaaaccataTATGAGCACATCTCATCATAGTTATTTTCTCACATCAAAcagttaaaaatgtaagcaaacCAATGTTAGAAGAAAAGGATTAAGAAAGGAGTTGACTATGTAACTACGAGTGAGCATTCTGaatagttttatttctcattttacttattttagttaattttaatGCTGTGGAATGTCCTCAAGAAGTTACTTTCTgttatcagccataacattgaaacccaaaacattaagcccaataCTGTGTAGGTTTCACCAAAGCTCTGACTCCTtgaggcatgactccacaagtcTCCTGAGAATTAACTGTGGTGTTTGGCACAAAGAAATTAGCATAAGATCCTTTAATTGCTGTAAGTTGCAAGGTGGGGCACCTatagatcagacttgtttgtcctgcACATTCCATGGTTGCTTGATCAAATtgaatttggaggccagatcaACCAACTTGAACTCTATGCCCACTAAGCCCCATACACAGCAGGCAGTGATGCAGTGATTGTTGTGATACCTTTTGATCATAGCCAGCATTAACATTTTTCAGaagtttgtgctgcattggcttttctgtgggatcagaccagacaggctgACCTTTGGTCTCTATATGGGTACCTATGATCCTgtcaatataatttataattaattccccggttgtggtgttaatgttatggctgatcgtgTACATCATAGCAGATAATAGTCATTCCACCACTTGACTATTTTAAAGTACTGACATTGATGAgtttttccataaatgttaaattctcactataatatgtttttcttAATGATAAATACCACGTTTGTtctttgttattcatttttaattgtgTGACTATCTAAGTCCATCTAAGGATTGTTGTTCCTATAAAGATTATAACATATCAGCTGTAGTATCTGACCAATCAGTATAGAGATGTAGTGTAAAGcagtaaatttaaaataaggtATCAAAGGTACTGCTTTGTACCACATCTCTATAGATGTTTATAATATCCTTGTTGGAAAAGCATGCAAGATGGGTAGTTTACAAAAAGATTTGTGTTACCTTGATAAGTGGGGCTTTCTCGACATGTTGTACAGTAGTTTTACGGTGAACTGCACTGTATGGGGTGTTGTAAATAGGAGACCTTGGCTCCTCAGAAGACAGGTAGGAAGTACGCTGAGGGGAGGAGTAGTGCAGGGGCAATGGAGCAGGCCTGGTTTGAGATGACATGCTATTGCTCCTGCTGCCCAGTCTCACCGAATACTGTGTATCAACAGAGGTGGGTCTGCTGGAGAtgtactgtaaacacacacaaacagggagACAAGCTGCTTAGTAATGCTACATGTGATCAAAGAAACAGATATAAGCCTGTTGTATCCATAACTTTAATCAGAGCAAATTCTTTACACAGCTTTAAAGGAAGCTGTACTGTATGATTAGTGAATATGCTACGATATCTTTTCCCTCCTCAGTAGTGCTTGCTTTGGGCACACTGTCCTGCCAGTTGTAAATTAATTAGACTCCTTGCTTCTGATTCGACTGCTGGGAGGAAGATAGAATATCCTGGCACTAACATCATGCGATACCATGGTAGAACTTCAAAGCCGATCACCATTCAGGTCATCTGTTGAGATATGCCCTGCTGTGTGGGTGAATCTAGCAATGGAATGTTTCTAATAACAGAAAACATCTGAGTGCGCCCAGGGGATGTCTTTCAAGTTCATATTTTCTTCACTACAAGGCGGCATTAGATGAGGCCACAGGGTAAAGTGCTCAGTCAAACAACTGCAGATCAATCTGTTTCTGCTACAAGCAAACAAGGCTTTTACATGGTAACAGAAGTAGCATGGGTTGGACGCTAAGTTAATAATTGATAGCGCCAATACCACAGATATATTCCAATGCATGACAGGCTACTGCTCCTCCTAAATAAACACTCGAGAGTAAGTCAGGTCAGATAACTTACAGTAAGTGCGGTCCACCCTTAACACTCCTTTTCCTAAACTGGCTTCAAGTTTTACAACAGATGCTTATGGtgtctgtagttttaaaaatgtcttttgtttcgtaaaaaaataaatagttgtaTTGTCTTATGACTCCTTTTCTAAGTGATGtttatatatgcatttttttttgcattacgaCAAATGCACTTCTAGTTAGATgctaattgatttttttttttttttactttctgatctattcaaaatgtttgaaaaccCCTGCAAGCATATGTATCACTAATACCTCAAGATATGAAGAGTTCAACTCATTTATAAAGTGACAGCTTGACAACAGTTTACTTAACAGTATTGACAGacttacagtggggcaaaaaaatttttagtcagccaccaattgtgcaagttctcccacttaaaaagatgagagaggcctgtaattttcatcataggtatacctcaactatgagggGAGGAGAGAAGTGGGAGaatttgcacaattggtggctgactttTCTACTTTTTTGCCGCACTGTATAATGATAAGTCAGCAGCTGTACAAACACCCTAATAGGAGCTGGGATGTTCGCTTACACAGAGAGGCTCGGTGTAACCAGGGGAAAGGGGGTTGTCATCACTGCAGGGCAGCTGAAGCTCACATGATCTGCGTCCACTGTGCACTTTCTTCAGTATAATCTCTTCAGCACCTCCTCGGCTACTTCCGCTCCATCTCTTACTTATCTCAGGAGCCTGGGGGGACAGAAAGACAGTGTAAATACCTAGCTTTCAACTTTCATCGTTACATAAACTGCTGAGAGTCTCTAATATATTTACCTCTTTATGAGTTGGTGTGTACATGATGTCGTAGACAGGTGGAGGAGGGCTAAGCACAGGGACCCCTGCACCTTTGAAGTGATGTATCCAGTCACGGAACTCGCTCGTGTTCTGACACGATGCAACGATGGGGTTAATCAGTTTCCCTGCACAAGACAAGTGAGATTAGCATTCGATAGAAATAATTTTGCCAGATGGGGTGTTCAGCAATAAAGCAACGGAAGTTGGATGATCATTAACCTACCTTCAATCATAAATGTATTCGGCTTGATGTCTTGGCATGGGGTGGTGACTGTAAGCATGTTGAGAGGAAGCTTTCCCTGTAGGTACAAAGCACAGAGTTGTTTAAGCTCAGTcaaacacctttgggataaagaaaaaaaatataacaacaatgttttttttaccttgtagaACAAGCCGTCACTCTCCTCGGAGAGTATTATAAGATTGCTAGGATACATGACCAACAGTCTATCATACTGCTCCtgtgagaaaaaaagatttgccATGGTCAACAGTGTGCTTTGTTATGATTATAATGATGCGTTAAGTGCTTGGACTGCTGTGCCTTTGAATCACGAATATGAAAATATGTGGGTCCTACAATCTCCCCCTGGGTGGGTCCTACACTCTCCTACTTTCCCCCTTGTAGGAACCATGTGGATAAGTGACTCCCCTGCCAGGTGATCGTAATTGCAAAGCTTTTGCTCTCACAGCGGTTGTGTTATGCTCTGAAAAGGGTGTGTCAGACAAGCAGCTGTAGGGTGAGTCAAGTCCATGCACGAGCAAAGCAACTGGTTCACACACCCATCTTACATCTACATGctcccaataaaaaaaaaaaagccaacctGTCTAAATTCTCTGTTTTCCTGTGGGAAAATATATGTCAGTGCTCCAAACGTTATCACTCTGCAGGTCTACAGTGAATGCAAATGTGCTGACAGTCAAATTTAAAAGCAACTAATGAAGAAGAAGCCAGACGTTTTAGTCCCTGAGGGTAATTCGATCTTGTTTAAGGGGTGACTAAGATCATATCAGCCTCTGCCCCCAGTGAACCAGCCAGGCAGCAACCAGCACTGTCCGAGACTTGATGTAATCTTTACTTTTGCAATAAAGGGgggaaaggggggggggtatttCTTAGTAGCACCTTTGTCTACATGTGTCTACATGTGTAGGTAATCTACTGATATCAAATCAGCACACCTTTTACAATGTACTGTCaaccataaaaataaacaacttccaaagatattttactgttatggatgaattacagaaataaatacacatgTACATACCTACAAAAATGTTGTGCACGCACAAAAAGCACATGCTCAGCCTTTTTAATGTGTATCTTTTATAGTTAATGTTTAATATCCAAATGTTGTCAATCCAAAATAATTCAATTACAAAATATGTAACGTatatattttgattattatttaatacaaatgtaattactccagatttatttttgtaataacaataatatcagTTATGTACATTGTTGCGCCCATGTAGCTTATGTTTAGCTACGAATCTGTTAAAGGAGGACtgagttgtttaaaaaaatcttagcaTAAAAATGTTGCCTTACCTGACAGGGCAAATGCTGTAGCCTGACTTTAGTGACGTAGATGATTGGACCCAGACTTTCTCTCTGAGAACCCTCCCATTCATAGATAGGCTCTTTACTGATGGAGTTCCTCAGCTCTTCTTTCCCCTCTGTTGATTGTTGTGTGTTCTGGGCCTTGGGAAACTACATGagaggaaatgtaaaaaataaagtatgcAACCTGTTGGTTTGGATTCTTAGTATTAGAACGATCCGAACGACAGTACTATAATATTGCAGTGGTGCCATTAACTGGACCGGTTTTGAACCTTTCATGTGtacattttaaaccatttaaaaatcatttaacatAGAGTTAACAACTAcagtaaaaaataagaaaacgtGCACCACATATTCTTTCTCAATTACTATAGGTACAAAACATGATGAAACCCTGTGATGATGGAGCATTCGTTTCTGAGAGTGTAGCATGCCGTAAAGTAATTGTAAGCAATTTTTTCACAGGAACCGGTCTGAAGGAATTCTCACATAGGTCCAATGTTTTAAGCAATACAGACTGAAATTATTTGCGTTTGAGGTCTATCACAGAGAATCTGTTTTGTTTAGTGACCTCACCTATTGCAACAGAGGTGCATGTCAGCACTAGCAGGAAAGTCATTCCTTTTCTATGATACTGTTACTGTGGTTAACCTTAATCTCAGCCTCAGTCTCAGCCACACCCCTGCACAATCTTCATGAGAACACAATAACAACGATCTAAATTACACAAACCTAGTTTTACCGCACACCTGCTGCTGTTAAGATCCCTTTTTCCCCCAAGTATTTTAAGTGCTGATATCTCCATACCTTAACTCTGCTGTAAATGTCTGGTGTAATCGCAGTGCCCCCGTTGGCCTCTATGTGTTCCTTGAGAAGACCAAACCAGTTGTCCATATCCTCCTGGTTAGAGCAGTAGACGATGATGGGGTTTAGGCTGACACCTAATAAAGGTCAAAAACATAGAGTTAAGGGTTTGTTCGAAATGTTATGAAATAGACATGTCACCCAGCATACCAACAGCTGTTAATTACAGGTTGTTATGTATATCCGTAGGTCTTTTGTTCAATGCAGTATCAATGCAAAAAATTCTGCCTGGATTAGGGTTACACGATTTGCTAAAAAAATGTTGCGCTTGTTTTGAGTCATTGCaattgtgatttaaactgtgatatgacatttttttaaatgtaacaatttgtattaaattgtatttagctTTGCTAACAGCAGATAATGGAAGAATGATAACCTTAAGAGGATGAATGGCAATATTTATGTAGCacctaaaaatttttttttttaaatgcttaaattacTGATAAACTCCACATAAATTTCAGACTGCATTTATACTATCTATAATAAATTGCAGTTTTTTTGCAGTTAGATAATTGCATTGCTCGTTACcacaatttaaatttttatgagattaattgtgcagctctAGCCTGGATTTGATGTATATCTATAACACGTCTTTATGACCAGCCACTCTCCTTTTAACATATCTCATGTGTTAAGTAAAACAGACACACCTACACCACAATTCAAAAGAATGCGCCAGCCCTCGAATCTGACTCCGTTATCAGCACCACATACCAGTATATATCAGCATAGATATCAGTCTCTTACACCATCACTGCTTTGTCATTTCCAGTTATAGCTTAGCTTCAACCAGGGTGTGCTTTGCAGGGTAGCTTTGGATGAAAACAGGCTTCGGTTAAATATTCTCACACTGACGAAAGGACAGTGAAAGTCAATACCGTGTGAGGCTGATTGTAAATATCCAAATTGACCCAAAAATGGAGCGTATGAAGGGGTCAAAACTTTCTAGTTTGAGATTCGTAGCATATCAGTGATccttttgataaaaaatctAGTCTAGTGAGTCATTTTGGAAGATTCCGTGAGAAtatattaactttttatttttttatgtttttgctgtgtCATACCAGGATGTTTAGTCATCTGGTCAAAGGAAATATTTTAGCTACTAAGGGATATTTACCCACGTCCAGTCTTTTATTTGACTCATATCCTTGGTATGTTCACTCACACTTTGAGGTCCTGGTGTGACTTTTGTTTATAGACTCACAAGCCAGTAAAAAGGGCATTTATCCAGGAATCATTAAACTACACTGGTGAACCACTTCCAATCGAAAACATATGACACACGAAACAGGCAAACATCATTAGGGAAGTGAAACCTGGAGCCAGGAATGTGAAAAAGTGTAGTTTTGAAGGAGAGAACCAGAGGAAGAGCTTTCTTAGCACAACAGCTGAAAGAGCTTAGGTACACCTGTCGTATAACAAGGGGCGCCTTGAAAGACAATTTCACCCTGTCCTGACTACTAGCAAATGGATGGCCCTCTTGTTAATCTTAGGTCTAAAAAAGGGCAAGAAGGTCATAACACTTATGAATTACTGGAATGTTATATAGGAAGTGGCTACGGATGTATATAGTGTTAGGCTGTGCCTTTATTCTCCTAAGCTTTGTGTTGGAAggaaaaacaaatttatttcatttcctaAAAGGAGCAAAAGCCATTTTTGTGCCAAGCTCCCACACCCACCAGTAGCACCATTCAAAATATTTCAGGAACTCTCCTCCATCACATGTCTACGAAAGAAAAAGTGCACTCACCGTTTATTTGGAAGGCAAACTCCTGTGGATCGCCAAAGCTAGTCCTGTTCTGCACCTTGCAAATCGTGAGCTCCTTTAATGGAAGGGTCCCCTATAATGAATCAAAGAAACAAAGCATTCATTGTCTTTCTGACTTTTTATTGTATAGGAGTGTTTGGGAGAGCTGTCATAGGAATAAAATCAATACCCCAAATACCACAGaactgttttattcattaaaaagcaCCACTTTGTATATCAGATTGTTCTTACAGTCACATTAACTGTTGTGAATTGTCCATGATTCATGATGGTTTATCATAAAAAGTTTACTTAACAGCCATGATATGTAATTTCCCCACCAAGTTACTAAGATCGGGAAAAAATCTGTTTCAGTTCGTTAATCATCGCCTTTATTACTAATTAAGGTTGAGTGTTAAATTAGATTAGCATCGCTTCTGGATATTCAATATTCCTTTCTTCCTCTGGGGAGAAATATACATTAATTATAGCAGCGCTTGTTTACGACACACAGTCATAGACACAGACATAATAAAAGGAAGTGCTTAAGGTTAATCATTACTGGTTTACTCACAGTTTACTCACAGCCCGCTTACATCAATCAATGGCAAACAGTGTGTATGACAGTTATATAATTTAGTGTCATAGTCGCTTTTTAAGATTATGAAAGCACTTTAAAACTTAATACTAAGTATAGAATCTTTAAACAAGcatcactttttttgtttgtttgtttaatattaaagacATTGTTCTGACCTGATAGGTGAGTCCAGTAGTGTTGTTGGAGACGAAATGAAGGTGGGTTTGGAACAGGTCCAGGTAACAGTCGTGCACATCCTGTAAGAAATGACACATAATCCTTTAGTTATTGCTATGTAGTCATGCGGTTCCACCTAGGTCGAAAGGGTTTTCctcaattttgtaaaaaaaaaaaacatggatgtggattaaatgatattctcaaaTATCATATCATCCACAGCTGGCATGGAGAAAATAGAAATTAAGAAGCTCTCCAAAACCACTATAGGAAATTTATATGTTGTAATGCTTGTTAGACATGACTCTGGATTACTATCCTTCTCAAGACATGATTTTCCTTGTCagtaatattttattgattgtcaaacaatgtaatgtaaattaTGTAATCCCGCCTGCAGGGAGTGTTCTGCTTGATACAGGCGCATAAAATCAGATACTGTACGTTTTACAAGGCCCGGACTGTGATTTACTTTGGCTAACTCATTTCCTTTCACCTGATAGCACACAATCATATAAGGACATCTtcctgtgagaaaaaaaaatgttatctcTTTTTCGGACTGTTTACTAATTGCAACATTTTCCAATATAAGCCCATCCTGgcttgttttgttctttttttctttcccttcctgtccttttttttttgtacatcataCAGATTGCTACACTTCAGTGCTTTATCGGTGACCAGATCACAGCCTGTGCGCCTGAAGGCAGCTCTGGAACAGTTGACGTATTTCCAAAACGTGCACGTTCAGACAGGTATTATGTTCGGCGATGAGCTACATCAATTAATCTTCACTAATACGCAACACGACAGGCAACACAGTTCTCACAGCTGTGCAACAGAGCGAGAGACAACCTGTACTCACAGCTTGTGTATTGCCCTGGGATCATGACGGATGAGTAAATGGATGAACAATAATGTCACAACTGCTGTAGCATCATAATGAGATTTTAACAGTGATGGCTGTCATGGCTGTATGCATTTGTATTCCCGCTGAGGGATGTATATTTGTAACAGCTTGTTGTCTGGGGTGAGGAGATGTGTTTACCTGACAGTGAAGAAAGCGAAAGCGCACTTTGGAGCTATGGATCAACCTCCCGTAGTTCTTTACATTGATGCTGCTCTTCTTCCAGCCGCTGGCCGGGTCATATGGAAATGGCGGGTTCCATTTAATGTTGTCTATGGTCTCGAGATCTTTAGGTGACATTTCCTGTAAGCACAATCATTCTACAATTCAGCATGCATGAATATAGAGGGCTTGAAAAAGGCAAACATAACAAGAATGCAAGAAATTACTCACCTTTCTCGGCGTGACCGTGCAGAGAATGTTGATGATGCTGTTGGACTTCTCCTGCCCCTCCTGCGGATTTTTTTTCCGGAACAGTCTACTGCTGCTCGGAAGACACAAGAGAGAGTTTAGTCATGAATTTGTTTAAGAGCTAGTCAGGATTTTGGCACGACAGAACAAAAAGGTTAGTAAATTTTGGTGCTAGTGACCCAGATGTCATCCAGCAACTCATAGCTGCATCATTTGACTCAGTCTAGTCTTTCTGTTGTTCATTTTCACAATACATCTCTATTGTTGCAGGCTTTCTGGACCTCCTATAGCTTGTACTGGTCACCAACTTATACATCCTAGTCCATACACCATTTACTCAAACAGAACAATACAGCTTATGTTTCCAGAAACAAGGGATAGATATAGAGGAAAAAAGGTTCATGTATCATCCTTTGTCACCCATGACCCCCATTTGTAGCCATTAGTGTCAAATCACTATAATGTCATCTTTCCTGCATGTTCGTGAGAGAGGAAGTCAGCCTAAAGATGTCTTTCCTTCAGTCTGCTGtgctctgttttatttttttcctaaatgcATTAGCATAACAACAATAGGATCATTCATGCTCTGAGGGAATGGATGTATCACTGGTATTCCATGGTAAAAAGATTTGGCGTCCAGACAATTTAAACTAGGATATGTTTTGAGGAAAAACACACCAATGCAAATGCAAGAGAAATCGTAAGTATTACTGTAGTGTTTattgctttgatgtttgttaaAAAGAGTGATCCTGTTCAGTATCGGATTGGAAACAGGAACACTATCGTCTTTGTTTTTGATCAGTTCAcctgctgcagtgtgtgtaagtgagtacAAAAGAAAAGGGAGAGTAGCAATGGAGACCTgttttgatttaaaagtgaATAATCGGTTGGTAGATCAGTTTCCGACCCTGAAAAACTAGATCAGCCTAACCGTCTTCAGTTTTAGTGTGACAAGACCAGGCCTGCTACACTGGGTACTGAACTgcgtgcaataaaaaaaacacagtagaTCTTTATTGCTTCTTGGTCTTGGATGATGCACAGTGTAGGATACTGTATAAACCAATAAAGTCTCAATACATACAATACAAAACTcgtaaatattttacataaatgatattttattaGTCTCAGCGTCATCAGTGAAACATGCACTATCTGGATAACAAaccaataatttaaattaaaaaaagttttggaaagAGTGCATATATTATATGACTCTTCCAAATCAAATCAAGTTCTTGCCAGTTACTTCAGTTTTATGTAAGCTGACACCATGTACCACAAACACACTCTAGGCAAGTCAGTCAGGTCTAAAAGCTCAGCTGGAAACAGAAGAGTAACTTTATCACAGCCTTGAACTCTATCAGCACCTGTGAGAGTCAGCTTGCCCGTGAGCTGTGATCCTGTCACCGAGCTGATGAGAATTACATACACTGACATGATCCAGAAAAGAGCTAATCACCAGCCACTAAAGGGAAGGTTGATGTAAAAGCACCCTGACATTTTACATGGAAAGTCTTATCATCTCTAATCGCACACTAACTAAACAAGTCAATCATTAAGTCccagcttattttttttcttagtatgTACTTATTATTCAAGTTATAAGACAAGACATGTTGTTAGACAGTCAGGAGTGTAtacattttcaaaaacatttatgGACTTAAATCAGATTGCAAAACAGAAACCCGACCTTTCATTTGGACTGACTCTATATAAACAGATCATAATTTTTCTGTACATGTCTGTAACAGAGCAGAAGTACAAGTAGTTTAGTGTTCATTACCTGTTTCGCCGTATAAAGCTCTTACTGGAGAACCTGAAATTGTGCTGAGGGACGCATGACATGCTACTCCCCATGTTGATCGGAGTGTGTCTAAGTCTTCCCAGTAAGTCAATCTCTTTCTTCTggacagagtgtgtaaaattcCCTTCTGTGTAATCCAAGCTGTAAAGAGCAAATGTGTTCACCAGTGAGAGGTGAGACTTCTACTGAGAGCTCACAGGCAGAGGAGTGTTTagaaagtgtgtgagtgggAGGGGACAGACTGAggtgtgtaaaagtgtgtgtgtgtgggtgggacAAGGAGGAGATTTGGCGAGGGGTGGGGGGTTAGGTGGGGGGCAGTGTAGAGGAGTTCACACTTGCTTGGGATCCCTTCACTAAATCAAGTCTCATAATAAAGACAGAAGTGTCCCTTTTCACACCTCTCAGGGGCCAAATGGGGCTCATTTCAATGTTTTGAAGGCCATCGTGAAAGAATGCGAAAGGTCCGAACGGTGCCAATCAAGACACAGACATGTCTGAACATGACAACAGAGtggacaaaaaaataatgccAGATGAAACTCCCCCTTGACccttcatatatattttataataggaataaattctgtttttttaccctgattattttttacttttcattagCTCCACAAACAGTTATTTAAAACtacatatttttatgtaaactaaatgtattttatgtaattgaattttaattattttgaagatCAAAATTTAATTCTGCACACATATACAATGTCGATAgatacagtgtactgtataatgtatatgtatgataaaatgaataCTGTCATAATAAACACTGTCATAAAAcagagttttatttaaaatatataaaatattttggctAAAACTGTATATCTCTTAGTTTGCAACAGTCTGTAGGTTTCTTATCCAGGGAAAGTCTTCCAGACAAAACACTTTGTACTATTTGTTTTTCAGGTAACATGACAAGGtgccttttaaattatttttcatgcCAACTGTAATCACTGGCAAAATCCATCTAGTAtaggagaaataaaacacaaaaaaaaacacataaattacattataacattatataaatacTAACATGCTCCCCATTagtgattattttctttaaaaaaaaaaaaaacagcatgcctaaatgtgttttgtttgtgttggTAATAAAATGAGTCATTCAATTTTTTAATTGAGTAATATGAACTTATTACACTCGACAATTCACTTCAATCTGTTTTGCATTAAATTATCAGGTTACTTGTCTAAGTAAACATATTTAAACCTAGCCtagataaaagtaaataaatgcgCCGATTGTACGTCTAAAGATGTCAATCACACCACAATCGACACTcctcatttatttacttttgctgtgttgtagtttatttttataaaacagtgTCAACTCTGACATTCCAAACAGCAGCTCAGGTTAAAAGTCTGAATGAGAGGCTGGTTGATGCCACTGTTTGAGGAAGGTGTTGCTGTGAATTCAGCCTTATTTAGTTAGAAGAATTGTCGTTGAGTCTGTTTGCTTATATGAGAGATAGCATCTAAACAAATTTTAGGCAAAGTAGCCTGCATGCTGTCAGTTAGATGGTTAGCTGCGCAATCAGATtctaatgtgtttgtgtttctgatatTTATCTCTTTTAAGTACTAACATCATCACAAACAGGTTA is from Clarias gariepinus isolate MV-2021 ecotype Netherlands chromosome 22, CGAR_prim_01v2, whole genome shotgun sequence and encodes:
- the plekhn1 gene encoding probable pleckstrin homology domain-containing family N member 1, with the translated sequence MGSSMSCVPQHNFRFSSKSFIRRNSSRLFRKKNPQEGQEKSNSIINILCTVTPRKEMSPKDLETIDNIKWNPPFPYDPASGWKKSSINVKNYGRLIHSSKVRFRFLHCQDVHDCYLDLFQTHLHFVSNNTTGLTYQGTLPLKELTICKVQNRTSFGDPQEFAFQINGVSLNPIIVYCSNQEDMDNWFGLLKEHIEANGGTAITPDIYSRVKFPKAQNTQQSTEGKEELRNSISKEPIYEWEGSQRESLGPIIYVTKVRLQHLPCQEQYDRLLVMYPSNLIILSEESDGLFYKGKLPLNMLTVTTPCQDIKPNTFMIEGKLINPIVASCQNTSEFRDWIHHFKGAGVPVLSPPPPVYDIMYTPTHKEAPEISKRWSGSSRGGAEEIILKKVHSGRRSCELQLPCSDDNPLSPGYTEPLCYISSRPTSVDTQYSVRLGSRSNSMSSQTRPAPLPLHYSSPQRTSYLSSEEPRSPIYNTPYSAVHRKTTVQHVEKAPLIKSNSWSTPQSSIKYQPSIPNRHSDLLTHRKPLSPLYDDPTTPGMYPLEEDLAKASSHSSQVSVEQPCPSLLPASFRLCTPPLGRRNRGSQPQEYDGNNTQWAMEQRAQAVSRLKLLPAPNTVIQHNHITQRESGLNATHTRDLPYSQTPDDHCYLKPAEPDDQEIDYDNIWEFDCSNGMIQALPGISAHRTQPDYSARGLAAMETQTRWS